The Deinococcus sp. KNUC1210 nucleotide sequence GTACCGAGGCTGCACCGAAAGTGCGCCGCAGCAGTCTGGCCCGCCGGGTGCTGGTGTCGACCCTGCTGCCGCTGCTGCTGTTCACGGTCGTGACGCTGGCCTTCCTGGTGTACGCGCTGCCCCGTGCGCAGCGCCAGCTGATCGGCCAGAACGCACAGGCAGTGGCGGTCGCGGTGGGGAGTAACCTCGACGTGACCGACCAGAACACCGTGTACGGGCAGCTCGACGCACTGATCAAGCGCAGCTCGGTGGGCTTCGTGCAGGTAAATCTGCCCGACGGCACCACCTTCTTCCGCAGCAAGAACGCCTTCACCGACGGCCCGCTGTCCGAGAAGATCGCGAGCTGGGTGCAGACCCACCCCGACAACTCGACCTTTGTCGAGAGCGGCAGCCCCGCCGATTCGTACCGCTACCAGCTCTCGCTGCTGGAGCAGGTGGGCGCGGGTGACTCCAGCCAGGCCAAGGCCCTCAAGACCTCCATCGCCAATCCCACGAACCAGGAATCCACCACCACCACCTACGTGCTGTCGAGCATCAACGTGACCCAGAATTCCAAGGGTGTGCGCGAGGTGGCTCAGGGCGTCAAGAGCTCGGCAGGCACGCAGCTCTACAGCATCGTGGTCGGTGTGCCCGCCGACGACGCCTTCCGTCTGCTGACCAACACCCTACTGCTGGTGCTGGGTGTGGCGCTCATCGCCTTCATCGTGGCCTCGCTGCTGGCCGTCCGAACCGCTCGCCTGGTGGTTCAGCCGATCGAGCGTCTGGTGAAGGCCGCCGACGCCATCAGCATGGGTGACCTGGAGCGCCCGGTGCAGGTCGAGCGTAACGACGAGATCGGCGATCTGGCGCAGGCTCTGGAGCGCATGCGCCTCTCGCTGGAAGCCGCGATGGAGCGCCTGAGAAAGCGCCGCAGCAAGGCGTAAGGACAGCCGCGATCTGAAAGGCCCCGCCGTGATGGTGGGGCTTTTTTCGCTGCAAGCAGCTTGGCCGCTATCCTGACCGCGTGAATACCGCGCTTCCTCTGAACATCCTGTCGGTGCAGTCGTGGGTCAGTTACGGGCATGTCGGCAACGCTGCCGCCGTGTTTCCGTTGCAGCGTCTGGGCTTCGAGGTCTGGAGCATCAACACCGTGCAGTTTTCCAACCACACCGGCTACGGCGCGTGGACGGGTCAGGTGTATCCGCCCGAGGTGGTCGCCGAGATCGTGGACGGCATCGCGCAGCGCGGGGTGCTGCCGAGCTGTAACGCGGTGCTGAGCGGGTACATGGGCAGCGAGGGCACCGTGTCGGCGGTGGTGGAGGCCGTGCGGCGCGTGCGGGCGGCCAACCCGGCGGCGCTGTACTGCTGTGACCCGGTGATGGGTGACGTGGGGCGCGGCGTGTTCGTGCGTCCGGAACTGCCTGAGCGAATCGCTGCGCTGGCGGTGCCGGAAGCCGACCTCCTGACTCCCAATCAGTTCGAGCTGGAACTGCTGACCGGGCAGACGGTGCAGACGCTCCAGCAGGCGCTGGGGGCCGCCCATACGCTGCGGGGCCGCATGCGTCCGGCGGGGCCGAGGGTCGTGCTCATCACCAGTCTGCTGCGCGGCGACGCTCCAGCAGGCGGCATCGAGACGCTGGCGGTCTCGGATGAGGGCGCGTGGCTGTGCCGTACTCCGCTCATTCCGCTCGATCCGCCGCGCAACGGCACCGGGGACGCCATCGCCGCGCTGTTTTTCGGCCATTACCTGAAGTCGGGCCAGGTGGGCGACGCCCTGAGCCTCTCGATGAGCGCTCTGCACGCCCTGCTCACCCTGACGCACGAGGCGGGCAGCCGTGAAATTCAGCTCGTGGCTGCCCAGAACGAATATGAGAAGCCCACCCACATCTTTGAAGCGCAGCGGGTAGAGGGCTAGGCGCTCGCCCAGCCCGCCTGAACCCGTCTGTTCCCCACCGGGTGACGCCCGTGCTGCTCGCAGGCCCGCCGGGTGTACTCCAGGCGTGTCAGACGGACTTCAGTCGCCCTGCACCTGAGACCGGGCCGCGCTGCCGCTGCTCATACGATCTTCATGACGCGAAATTTTCAAGATTGGCATCAGATTCGTCTGCGTATACTGCCCGGATGCTGGTTGCTTCTCCTGCCCTTTTTTATCGTGTGGTTCGTCGTTTGCGCTCTGGGCTGTTGCCGCTCCTGGGTCTGCTGGCCGTGTCGGCAGCGGGCGCAGTCGGCAGCGTGCAGGTTCAGGCCGCTGTCGATCAGACCGCCGCGTACCGCAACGGTGACGCCCTGGTGCTCGTCAGTCCGCCGCGCCTCATCAAGGGGCGCACGCTGTTGCCGATGCGCGAAATGGCGACGGTGCTGGGTCAGACGGTGCTGGGCGACGCCACGCAGCTTCAGGTGGGCCGCCTGAGCGTCGACCCCCGCAAACCGCTGGCCTCGCTCGACGGCGTGGCGCAGTCGCCCGATTCGGTGGTGGTGCTGGGCAACGTGGTCTACGTGAGCGCCAAACTGCTCGCCGACGCCCTGAACGCCAATCTCAGCTTCTCGGACGACGGGCGCAGCCTCACCATCACGGCGCTGCCACCCGGCGGCAATCCACTGACGCCGCAGGCCAGATTCAGCACCGACAAGCTGACGTATGCGCCGGGCGAGCGGGTGGTGTACACCGAGTACGCCTTCGACCCAGACGGCTCGGATCTGACCAGCCGCAAGTGGACGGGCCGCCAGGACGTGTACTTCGTGCCCGGCACCTACACCGTGTCGCTTCAGGTGACCAACGCACGCGGCCTGAGCAGTGCGCCGTTCTCGCGCACCTTCACCGTGACCGGGCAGCCCATCGACACGCCGCTCAGCTACGCGCTCAAGTACGCCACGCCCGGCGACACCTTCAGCGACGCGCAGGTGCTGACGTATCCGGCGATCAATGCCCAGACGCTTCAGACGCCCAGTTATCCGCTGATCTTCAGCGACAGTCCGGAGGCCCCCGCCCAGAGCGGCATTCTGTATCAGGACTCGATGAGCGGACAGGCGCGGCTGCTGGCCTACCACGTCAACGCCCTGAGCGGCCCGGCGCGGCTGTACGTGGTAGCGCGAAATCTGGAAAGCCGCCCGGTCGAAGTTCGTACCACCCGCCAGGGCGAGACAGCCCCCACCCGCATCGAAGGTCTGCTCGGACAGGTGACGCTGCTGGAATACTTCGCGTCGAGCGGGTCGCAGAGCGTGACGGTGCAGCCGGGCGAGAGCGTGGCGATCTATGCCAGCCCGACCCTCAGCAGCGGCAGCGGCGTCAATATGATGCAGGACGTGATGGCGTCCGGGCGCGTCGAACTGACGTACGCCATGCTCGAAGCGAGCCTGCCGCCCACCGCCCAGGTCCTGCAGCAGCTTCCCTTTCTGCAACCCGATGGACGCCATCAGCGGGGTACCTTCCAGAACGCCGTGCGCGTGATCCGCGCCAACCTGACGCAGCTTCCGGCGCGGCTGGTTATCGGAGACGGCATGGTCGATCCAGCCGTGACGGGTGTGGACGCCCTGACCAACCAGCCGCAGCAGCTCATCGGGAATTACGGCGTGCTGTACGACATCGAGGTGCAGGGTGTGAGCGGAACGGCCGTGGCGCTCAGTCCACGCGGGGGCCTGTACCGGGGAGCCATGAACATCGAGGACGGCCCGATTGTTCAGGTGCTCAAGCTGCCCGAAGTGGGAGCTACCGGCACGCCCGACCAGCCGACGCTGCTGTGGCGGCCCGCTTCCAACCACATCAGCATCGACTTTGTGCCGGCCAGTGGCAGCAACCTGCCGATCAGCCTGGTGTTCTACCGCTCTGCTGCGCCGGGGAGCGTGGGCGGGGTCATCAATATCAAGCGCTACACACCCTGAGCTTCAGAGCATTCCAGCCGCCCGAATCCAATCTTTCGGGTGGCTTTTTTGTAGCTCGGCAGCGGCGGCCTGAGCCTGGGCGTGGGTGTGCGCCAGCGCAAAGCAGGTGCTGCCCGAACCGCTCATCAGGGGGAATGCAGCCCGGCGGCGCTCAGGGCTTCCAGCGCCGCGCCGATTTCCGGATGTTTCGCCGTCACGCCCGCTTGCAGCGCGTTGGCGTAGGGGAGGGGCTGCCCCGTTTCCAGCGCCTCCCGGATGTTCTGTACGTCGAGCGGCGGCGTGAACTGGCCCGTTTTATCCAGCCAGCGGTAAGCATCAGCGGCGCTCACAGCGGTTCCGGGGTTCATCAGCACCAGATGGAGGGGCGGCAGCGTCATGGGCGTCAGGCGTTCTCCGATGCCCTCGGCCAGTGCCGGGCCGCTGTGCAGAAAGAAGGGCACGTCAGCCCCCAGCGCTGTTGCCAGCGCGTGCAGGTCTACGGCTGCCGGGTACAGCTCGGCCAATGCCAGCAGCGTACTGGCCGCGTCGCTGCTGCCTCCGCCCAGCCCCGATGCCAGCGGCAGCCGTTTGTGCAGCACGATCTCGGCTCCTGCCTTCACGCCTGCCGCGTCCAGGTAGGCCCGCGCCGCCCGGTACACCAGATTTCCGGCGTCGGTGGGCAGGTCTGCGCCCTGCACCCGCAGGCTCAGGGCGTCGGCGGGCGAGACTTCCAGTTCGTCGCCCACGTCCAGCGGCACCATCAGAGTATGCAGGGCGTGATAGCCGCCCGGCAGCAGCCCCAGCACGCTCAGGCCGAGGTTGATCTTGGCGGGGGCGAAGCGGCGCAGCGTGGGGAGCATGAACACTAGGCTAGCAGCTTGAAGGTTCCGGCCGAGCTGTTAGCCTGCCAGCATGAATCCGCCAAGTCGTTTTCTCGCGCTGTGTGCTGTGCTGCTGGCAATGCTGCTGACATACCGAATGGCCTTTCATGCCTTCGATCTGATTCTGGTGGCGGCGTGGGCTGTCCTGGCGCTGGCGACCTTCCGTCGCATGGGGACTTCCTCGTTCGCGGTGCAGCGGATGTGGTGGACAACGCTTCTGTTGTTTCCGATCTGGGAATTTGCGATCAAGTGGATGGTGCAGCATAACGTGATCGCGTATTCGTGGTGGTGGCTGAACCGTCTGGAGCATTTCGGCTGGATGGCGTCATTGCTGCTGTTGCTGCTGCCGATCTATCAGGAGCTGTTTCGGCTGGGCTGGTTCACCGCACTCCTGTTTGTACTGGGCCTGGGAAGCATCATCGGGAACCTGAACGAGTTCTGGGAATTCGGTCTGCGTGTACAAGCAGGTACGGCTGGGCGCGGTGTGCTGTACCTCGATACCATTCTGGACATGCTGACGAATGTGCCGGGCGCACTCCTGGCCTTTCTGATCGGCTGGCGGGTGGTGAGGGGCACGGTACTACAGATCGAAAAGCCTTCCGCGTCTGTTGGGATAGGCGGCTGATGTGCCGCATTTCGCTCAGGAAGACTCGGGCGACGCGTCCCACACCGCTGCCAGCGCCTGTGCCAGCAGCAGATCGCCGGGGGTCGTGACCTTCAGCAGACTGGCCTCGCCCGGCACCAGCCGTACTGGATGGCCCGCCCAGTGCAGCAGTCCGGCGTCGTCAGTGGCCTCGAAGCCTGCCTGCTGCGCCTTCAGGTGTGCGGCCAGCAGCCACTCGCGGCGGCCTGCCTGCGGCGTCTGCACGGCCCACAGCCCGCTGCGCTCCACCCGTTCGCCCCAGTTCGGGCCACAGTCATCATGACCGGCCCGCAGCAGCGTATCGGCCACCGGAAGCGCCACTGTCGCCGCGCCGAACGCCTGCACCGCGACCAGTACGGCCCTCGTGACCGCTGCACTCAGAAAGGGCCGGGCCGCGTCGTGAATCAGCACCACCTCGGCGTCGGTGGCCTGAAGCAGCCGCAGAACGCTTGATTGCCGTGTCTCTCCGCCTGCGATGAACCGCGCTGGCAGGCCTTCCGGCAGGACCATTCCCGCCGGAAGCGCCACCACCACCTCATCTACATGCGGAGCCAGCGCCGCGACAGACCGTGCCAGCAGACTGCGCCCCGCCACCTCCACGAACGCCTTCGGGCCGCGTCCCAGCCGTATTCCCGACCCCGCTGCCGGAATGAGGGCCGTGGTCTTCAAGTCGGTTCCTTCCAGCGCTGAAAGCCCGGCACGTCCAGCCCGAACTGATCGAGCATCCGGGCGGTCACGAAATGCAGCAGCTCGTCCACGGTTTTGGGCGCGTGGTAAAACCCCGGACTCG carries:
- a CDS encoding HAMP domain-containing protein, giving the protein MKYTVVIRQPVPENIQSQLTQELVEHFELNQDQASKLASRRSGRLMKPTSRKRAERLLEVFQSVGAQVNLEEVRDDTVVMPSVFPVAERSGMVGPAGAAFAGAPGSAFPGGAGVSALLDGGAFAATGGSVATLPNPGFPAAGAGDWMDGSSALTPLETELAPLAPQDSDLSAPGVVAAESAVPADSAWADFTGSLAGGGSAAPAAAAVVNEVAAPTGMMESDISTEAAPKVRRSSLARRVLVSTLLPLLLFTVVTLAFLVYALPRAQRQLIGQNAQAVAVAVGSNLDVTDQNTVYGQLDALIKRSSVGFVQVNLPDGTTFFRSKNAFTDGPLSEKIASWVQTHPDNSTFVESGSPADSYRYQLSLLEQVGAGDSSQAKALKTSIANPTNQESTTTTYVLSSINVTQNSKGVREVAQGVKSSAGTQLYSIVVGVPADDAFRLLTNTLLLVLGVALIAFIVASLLAVRTARLVVQPIERLVKAADAISMGDLERPVQVERNDEIGDLAQALERMRLSLEAAMERLRKRRSKA
- the pdxY gene encoding pyridoxal kinase PdxY, whose amino-acid sequence is MNTALPLNILSVQSWVSYGHVGNAAAVFPLQRLGFEVWSINTVQFSNHTGYGAWTGQVYPPEVVAEIVDGIAQRGVLPSCNAVLSGYMGSEGTVSAVVEAVRRVRAANPAALYCCDPVMGDVGRGVFVRPELPERIAALAVPEADLLTPNQFELELLTGQTVQTLQQALGAAHTLRGRMRPAGPRVVLITSLLRGDAPAGGIETLAVSDEGAWLCRTPLIPLDPPRNGTGDAIAALFFGHYLKSGQVGDALSLSMSALHALLTLTHEAGSREIQLVAAQNEYEKPTHIFEAQRVEG
- a CDS encoding stalk domain-containing protein — encoded protein: MLVASPALFYRVVRRLRSGLLPLLGLLAVSAAGAVGSVQVQAAVDQTAAYRNGDALVLVSPPRLIKGRTLLPMREMATVLGQTVLGDATQLQVGRLSVDPRKPLASLDGVAQSPDSVVVLGNVVYVSAKLLADALNANLSFSDDGRSLTITALPPGGNPLTPQARFSTDKLTYAPGERVVYTEYAFDPDGSDLTSRKWTGRQDVYFVPGTYTVSLQVTNARGLSSAPFSRTFTVTGQPIDTPLSYALKYATPGDTFSDAQVLTYPAINAQTLQTPSYPLIFSDSPEAPAQSGILYQDSMSGQARLLAYHVNALSGPARLYVVARNLESRPVEVRTTRQGETAPTRIEGLLGQVTLLEYFASSGSQSVTVQPGESVAIYASPTLSSGSGVNMMQDVMASGRVELTYAMLEASLPPTAQVLQQLPFLQPDGRHQRGTFQNAVRVIRANLTQLPARLVIGDGMVDPAVTGVDALTNQPQQLIGNYGVLYDIEVQGVSGTAVALSPRGGLYRGAMNIEDGPIVQVLKLPEVGATGTPDQPTLLWRPASNHISIDFVPASGSNLPISLVFYRSAAPGSVGGVINIKRYTP
- the ispD gene encoding 2-C-methyl-D-erythritol 4-phosphate cytidylyltransferase, with the protein product MKTTALIPAAGSGIRLGRGPKAFVEVAGRSLLARSVAALAPHVDEVVVALPAGMVLPEGLPARFIAGGETRQSSVLRLLQATDAEVVLIHDAARPFLSAAVTRAVLVAVQAFGAATVALPVADTLLRAGHDDCGPNWGERVERSGLWAVQTPQAGRREWLLAAHLKAQQAGFEATDDAGLLHWAGHPVRLVPGEASLLKVTTPGDLLLAQALAAVWDASPESS